TATTAGTTTTTGTATCAGGTACgtaaatatttgcaattaaacAGTCTTCCGATTGGGTTGAATTTGGATGTGCCATATAACGACTTTCCATTTGCGGGCAAGTTATGTTTCTATCGATCGCTTCGAATGGTACCGTCCAAGTGGGCGGTGGAAGAGGTGCCTATAACGAAAAGAGTAAATTTATGACATCAGTATTCGAAATCTACTACTCGATTTCGGTGTTTTTCTACGCTAtctaatagtttttaatgtaaatataaaagacgATCATACCTTGTACATGTCGGGCCCAGTTGGAGCTGTTGCGTATGGGATGCCGTAAAAGACAAACACATCATCATCGGCTTCTTTATATCCGCGGACTGGTCCCTGGGCTATATTTAACTGTCTCACTTCTTTGCTCTCTCCTATCGCTACCAAAATGAACGCCAAAAATATTAtccattttatcattttatcaaaaacaaacttattgtTCGAAATCCTGACTATTAATGATATATGAACATTCaacactttgttttatatagagtATACTTATCTTTGACAGATTACGAGAACATGATACCGCGGAAAAAATCTATATCATCGTTAACCAGCTTTTTGCTAGATGCGTATATTtgcttatttatattgaagacCGGATTATTCTGACAAACATAAGATTGAGTAATATAACAACTTGTTAATATGTCAAGTTGGGCATGTAACAAGGAGTCTCTTACGAGTTTTTAGGGGTCACCAGTAGGAAAAAAGTTCCTAACTTCATACTATATCCTTAACTACCCGTTAgccaataatttttaagttgtgaaagggggctagacggaaaaaattctcacgaaaagttgtcacgacactttttgctatatcaccatggcaacgacgtgacaatatataaaattcatagaaataaaatgtacttcttatgaagacttaagttttttatgcatagaataaacattagttccttcactaattaattgaaaggaacttcgttccatccgggtgtcccttgacacctttcaagtttttttaaattatacagtttCAGGATTATCCAAGAActcaactttatattttatattttaatgattttcttATTATGATTAACAACAATGAGTACTCGCAAGTTACTGTCATCAAACCCATGGTCAAAATTAACCATGGTCATTATtagcaaaataaaactacatgTTTTATCATCtcataagatatttttctgGAATTTCGAAGATTAGCCTATATAGCTGCCGCTCAcacatttgtcaaaatattacgcacttaaaattacattattatttcacaTACTTTCCGACTGTCATAAGACCGTTGTTGAACTATAAGAACTTATTTTtcgtttctttttaacagagaGCAATGTGTGCTTGACAGATCCTGGCCTTAAATGTCAAAGTAAATTGCAATGATTACGATTATGATTATGATAAAGACAGATAGATAAATTGACTCAccattttttagtaaaaacatCAAGGTATTTCCAATCAGAACATTTTGCGTAATATCATACAATATGTGACTCACATAAGTGAATGTTTTGGACTCGTTGCTAGAGGATATGTTGTTCATAAAACTTCGGTAGcaagaaagaaaacaaaaacttaacgAACAAGAAAGATAAGTAACAAGTATTTACTTTCAAGAACATTAGATTAGCTTTAATCATAGCaagtaaaaaatgatttagGTACTTTTGAACATATCTCTTTCGAGTAACTCTACTATAGGTCTACCAGGATCTGATGGCAAAAAgggaaaaaagaaattgacgCTAGCAATACTGGGGAAATTGGAGTAAGAcgttttgatatattttttttccttatagCGGCTGATTTTGTTTGTGATAcatgcaaatataaaaattatccaatgataatttttgaaaatcatACTGTGGCAAATGTGGGGTTCGGAGTTTGAACAGTAAAGGAAACGACCTGAACAACTAGTCACATTATATTTacatctatattttaaattttaacaattattaataaatagtgttattGTGTGATTGTATTAAGTTTGAGTTAAGTTTAAGTTAGTAaaactttaaagtattttatttcaatcctatttatattacattatattatttttaaatttttacttgtaaCCTTAGTATAGGCCCTATACTATAgggattttaaataactataaacttaaatttattacttcacttactttgttttcatttattttatttatttttaatatttaaacttaatttttaatttccctTTACAAGGATTTTTATCCGCATTTGTTAATatctacaatttatttaattatttgtatttaaacatttaaaaaaacttttattacagttttatttgttatataatttaatttatttgaacttgaatttattttatttacattcaacAGGTCATTCCAAATTGTCTAAGTCCACATATTGACTTCGGCTCTAGCCATCAATATTAGATATAAgttttaactattattttctGACAGGCGCTTTTGcccaaagtattttattagatataCTAGGGCTGGTTGAAAAGAATCCGAAacgacaataaaaaaaaagaaataaaacaaaattttactagAAACGTAATTTGCAGTCTTTTACGATCTCAATACATGTAATTTtaggaaataataattatttgtttaaaaaattttcatCTTTATAGTGAGacagttttcattttcatgAAAATGGAGAAAACGGATGTTCGTGCCGTCATAAAGttctatgttttaaaagggaAATCGGCGACCCAGATTCAAACTAAGTTGAATAGTGTGTTAGGGGATTCTTCACCTTCATTTAGCACTATCCACTCTTGGGTGGCAGAATTCAAACGAGGACGAACGAGCTGCAATGACGCTCCCCGTAGCGGAAGACCAAATGAGGTAACTACCCCAGAAATggtcagtaaaataaaaaatatcgtattaGAAGACCGTCGATTAAAACTCAGGGAGATAGCCCAAATTGTGAACATCTCATCTGAACGCGTTTTGAACATATTACATGAACATATTACATATGACATCTATGAAAAAGCTTTGTGCCAGATGGGTGCCGCGGCTTTTGAACGACGagcaaaagaaacaaagagtGAATGTTTCAAAGGAGTGTTTGGAACTTTTTAGACGGAATCCCAATGAATTTCTTCGTCGATTTATAACAGTTGATGAGACCTGGATCCACCACTACACGCCGGAGACCAAAGAGCAGTCTAAACAGTGGACTAAAAGCGGCGAACCCGCACCAAAGAAGGCGAAGACGACATTATCGGCAGGCAAGGTTATGGCAACCGTATTTTGGGATGCTAGAGGTGTCATCTATGTGGATTACCTTGAAAAGGGGAAAACAATAAATGGCCCATACTATGCAAACTTGTTGCAAAAGTTGAGTGACGCAGTGAAACAAGAAAGACCCCACTtgaataggaaaaaaatattgttccaCCACGATAATGCACCGGTCCACACTGCAAAAGTTGCGATGGCAAAAATTAAAGAGTTACGCCTCGAATTACTGCCCCACCCGCCATATTCGCCAGATTTGGCCCCCTGCGACTTCCATCTGTTcccaaatttgaaaaaatggcTAGGAGGGCAGAAATTTTCGTCCAACACTGAAGTGATTGACGCCGTTAATGGCTATTTTGAAGGacttgacagttttttttataaaaatggaataatGGCCCTGGAGAAGCGTTGGTCTAAGTGTATTGAGCTAGAAGGAAcatatgtagaaaaataaattaaatttattcaaatatctctTTTTTCTCCTCTTCATTCCGGATACTTATCAATCAGCCCTCGTAAGTGCAGTTTTAGATATATTGTTAGGGTTATTGCCCGCAATATTAGTCTAAGTCTGTTGATAGGGTCTTTTGCCTATTAgtttttgtaagatttttaccgacttgatattttaattactatattatagttctgatatttttataaattgacacGATCCCCTGACCATGTTTGGGTTCCGAACACCCGACAAGAAGGCCGACCAGGCAGCTCCACTCAGTATAGGAAGACGTGGAAAAGACAACTCCTCCTGAAAAGACAAAAGGAACATTAATTAAAGAGGCACATAAAAATTTGAACATAAGTAGAGAAACTGCTGATAGCTCACCGAAATATCGGAATAGGGCTACAGAATCTAAATCATGGGTAACAAAAGCGAAAATACACTTGGGACAATCGAGGAAcataaaaactgaaataaggAATGAAGTTACATTTGCAATAGATAAATTacactaaataattaaagaattagaaTTAGAAGGAAAAAAGGATAAGGAATAAAACAAAGAGGGAAGGGAAAAGAAGGAGTGGAATGGGAAGGAACCAAAAAGACCAGGAAATAGAACTAATTGGAAAAATTCTAATTCAAAAAATGGAAGAGCAAGCAGAACGAATACAACAAAGTAACGAAAAAATTTATGAACTACAAAACACATTACAGAAACAAACAGAAGCccataaacaaaattatacttaTACTGGTGCTGTTACACAGggaacaaaattaacaaaacggCCAACACTACACTCAGTGGCGGTAACAGCTAGAAACGAAGTAGATACAGGGGAAGAGGTCCTTAACAAAATTAGAGTAGCCGTGAATGCGAAGGACGGTGGTATATCCGTCAGAAAAATAAGAAAGGAAAGTGATCATCGGGTGTAAAACGGAAGAGGAAAGAAATGCATTAAAGGAAAGATTGAAGAGAGCAGAAAAACATTTGAACGTAAAAGACATTCGAAATAAGGACCCTTTAGTCATCATAAAAGACGTTTTTAACTATAATAGTGACGACGAAGTAATAACAGCACTGAAAAgccaaaacaaaaatgtttttaatgacGAAGACGAAAATAGAATTGAAATAGCCTATAAGAAGAGGGCCAGAAACCCCCACACGAGGCACATCGTTTTGAGAGTTTCCCCACAACTGTGGAGGAAAATGACAGATTTAGGAAAGATGCAGGTTTACTTGCAGACAATGCGGGTCGAGGACCAATCGCCTCTCGTGCAATGCTCAACCTGCCTAGAATATGGCCACCCGAAAAAGTTGTGTATATGAAATATGTAGCCACTGTGGGGGAATAGATCACAAGAAGGCACAGTGCGAGGACTGGCTCGCAGGGGTAGAGCCGGCCAGTTTCCTCTGCAGAAGGGAAAATATGGATAAACTGGACCACAATGCCCGAGGAAAAAAGGAATGTTGCAATTTGTATCCCGGGCAGGATAGATATGATGCGTCCGCCGGAGAAGGCCGGTTTAGCCGTCCGTAGGTGGCAATGGACGGCCTCCAAGTTAGAGTGGAGTCCCCTTATGTTATTGACGTCCACGGCGAGCGTTTTAGGGGAAACCACTAGGCGTTTCTTGCTTTTGCCCCGAGCTCCAGCCACGAGTGCAATGGTGCCCCACAACCCAGAATACGCAGGGCGGCCCGCGCGCTTACGCCCAAACTCCAAGCGGGAGTTCAGGCGTAAACGCGCGGAGGGGGATTCTCCAATACCAGTGGTATCGAACCCCCCTGGGGTATATACTCTTCCAATCCGACTGTCATGCTGAATGAAGGGGGGGGgcattaggcctccggcaccacactcatcagacgaaacgcggaattccTTCCACTTCATGTCTGTCTTCTatgtgaaaatgaaaaaacattaaagtacATACGAAATTTACTAAATCAAAGACATCTAACCTATCaaccgtttttttttcttggatAGATCCAAAAACTTCTCCTACACTACCTCTCAAATCCACTTCCGCGTCACATTCTttccttattaaaaaattgtagaaagTGAATGAGGACTAGAATTTGGCCTCCGGTCTACATTTGACAGGCGAAAAGCGGGAATTATTCCACTTCACACCGCTCTTCTGTGTGTTCGTGGTATTGAACCGGCCGATTAGAGTAGAAAATGATTTGCAGACTCTACCACTAACATACAAACAACAACCAGTCAGTGACATTTACTTAagtgtaatattatttcataattatttatttttaccgtAAAGCCACATTTATCATAGTTTTTGTATGTACATGTATGTAGAACCCAAACTTCAGATCTTAAAACATTATGGTCAGGCAAAATACAAACaagtttcatatttatcaACAATTACAGAGTTatcttttaatagaaaaataaaacaaaacgttaCTACAAGTCTTCTTTTTGCCTCGGCGGTGGTGAAGGTGGCACTGTtggaattttataatatttatcataaatcTCGTCCCAAAAGAGAACGCGTTGCTGTATCAGTGGACCCCGCAGCTTCAGCGATTTGTCTATACACATATGAGGGCCGCCATTAGCTCTAGTAGGAGGCCACTGAGGAAGATCCGAATTCTCAGACACAGGTTTTCTGAAAAACAAAGTGAGAAATTGAGAAACaacttaaaatatgtaaatttatatataagtaacgATTATAATATAGCATACCCTGTGGTGATGAAAGTAGCCCATATATTACGCATTACTTGTTTCATTTTCTTCGTGCCTTTAGAGACTTCAACTTCAGTTAAGTTTGGCCACACCCCATCAACGACACCAAAAGTCTGCGCACAATGATCGGCGCCGCGGATCTCAGTGTAAGGTAATGAGCGGCGCGCTGTCGTCCACGAAGTCATATTGATACAGATAAATGTTGTTGTTTCCAGACTCCACTTGCAACCTCACGGATCGTAAAGTGGAATAAGCAAAAATAACGTCTGtgaaataatctatatatctaaatattgtttcttCGCTAATTGGTCGATTGCCAAAATAGAATCTCTTTACACTCTCTGCCACCTTTTCTTTTTCTGATTCGCTGTCAAAGTGAAGATCACCCGGTAAGAAGTCGGAGAACTTCACATTCATGCTATCTTTCAAAAATCAAACCATGGTATTCTAAACAGTCCCTCCATCTCAGCAAATCCATAAAGCATAGGCAACTTATGTTGTTTACCTgccttcaaaatatttacaggCGCGTCATCAAGAAATATTTCTTGTCCTACATCGCGTTCCACACAAGGCGAAAAAAAGAATGTGGAATCTTTTTGACCACTTACATCGACAGAATGCAAAACTTCTTTTGGAACTGTTTTGTAAAACTCTTCGAGTTCATAAACGTCATCTCCATTGccagtaaaatttattaacttagcGTAAGCTTTAGCGATTTCTACTGGACTTCCTTGAACACTAAAAACTGCCATATTTGACCCACTCTCTGGTATAAATTTACTGAATAAACCTTTTGTCATCGGCGAAAGCATAAGCAGGTCTACCGCAGAAGATCCAGCACTATATCCTATTATTGTAACATCGTCTGGATTACCACCGAAACTggcgatatttttcttaaccCAGCGAAGTAAGGCCACTTGGTCTTTCATTCCAGCGTTACCAGGCACATCTGGTGTGCCTAAGCACAAGAAACCATGAGGTCCAACacgataattaaaattgacaatgATCATTTGTTTTTCTCTAATCAAGTTCTTTGCTACAGCAAAATCACCGTATCCAACTTGGTACGCACCTCCATGAACGTAGACTAAAACAGGTAActtattagtttttgtttcaggtaCGTATATGTTTGCAATTAAACAGTCTTCCGATTGGGTTGAATTTGGTTTTGTCATAAAATGGTATTTCATTTGCGggcaaattatgtttttattgatCGCTTCGAATGGTACCGTCCAAGTGGGCGGTGGAAGAGGTGCCTATAACGAAAAGAGTAAATTAATGACATCAGTAAATTATTCGAAATTTTCTACTCGACTACGATGTTTTTCTACGCTATCTAAgagattttaatgtaaatatatgcaTACGCGAATATACCTTGTATTTGTTGGGCCCAGTTGGAGCTGTTGCGTATGGGATGCCGTAAAAGACAAACACATCATCACCGACTTCTTTATATCCGCGGACTGGTCCCTGGGCTATGTTCAACCGTCTCATTTCTTTGCTCTCTCCTATCGCTACCAAAATTAACGCCAAAAATATGATgcattttatcattttatcaaaaacaaacttattgtTCGAAATCCTGACTATTAATGATATATGAACATTCaacactttgttttatatagagtATAGTTATCTTTGACAGATTACGAGGTTATGACTACGCGGAAAAAGACCTGAATCATTGTTTTGTTGGTTAACCAGCTTATTGCTAGGTGCGGATATTTGCTTATGTATATTGAAAACCGGATTATTCTGACAAATATAAGATTGAGTAATGTAATAATGGCCTGCCAATATGTCAAGTTGGGTATATAACAAGGAGCCTCCTAAGAGTTTTTAGGGGTTACCAGTAAGCAAAAAGTTCCTATTTGCATAACATATCTGTAGTGTTTGTATCTATGCAATAGATACATTACACTGTCTCACGTACCACACTGGAAGGGAcaactgtcaatgtcaatatACGAGAGTAGATGAGTGACGAGCGTGGTACGAAGCgaacgtgcgcctgcgctccagtgtggtagtagtgagccagtgtctgtcctaaATCATCTTGAAGGACCGAAGGGTCCTACAATATCCATAACAAAAATCTGTTAGCAACTGATTTTCAAGTTACAGTCGGAGTGCTTATAGTCATTTCTTAGTATCTAAATTAATACAGCAACAATGAGTTACTGTCACTAAACCCATGGTCCTAATATTAGCAAAAATAActgcatgtttttttatcacataAGATATTTTTGGAATTTCGAAGATGAACCTATATAGCTGCCGCTCACTCATTAGCCAAAATATGACGCAGTCAACATGACATTGTTATTTCACATACTTTCCGACTGTCATAAGAAATTGTTGAACTATACGAACTTATTTTTCGTTTCTTTTTGACAGCCCTCTGTATTGCGCGCTTGACAGATCCTGGcacttaaaaatcaaattatattgcAATGATTACGAGTATGATAGAAATAGATAGATAAATTGACCCgtcattgttatttaaatcatCAAGATAGTTACAATCAGCACATTTTGTGTATCATCTTACAATATGTGACTTACGTAAGTGAATGTTTTGGACTCGTTGCTAAAGGATATGTTGCTGATAAAACTTCGGTAGcaagaaagaaaacaaaaacttaacgAACAAGAAAGATTAATTAAACGAACGATACGAAGATTTaacaagtatttattttcgataACATTAGATTAGGCtcgttaaaaaaatgatttacttTCGAACATATCTCTTTCAAATAACTGTGTTAGTTACGAATTAAAAGTAGCTGTAGAATTAATCTTATTTACCATTTTTctaattaagattattatctacatattttaattacgttaAGAACTTTTTAAGTATCAAAATATAGCATTTATAGTGTGTATTTGAAATGCGGAAAACTAAATGTGATTCCGCATTTGTTATCAATACGCTAAATTccaaaagataatttaatgataaaagaTTATATTGCATTAGTATTCTACCGTAGTAAGCAAATAATTCGTTAAAGTGTTCGttcattaatgaaaaatagcaACTCTAAAAATACGACTTCATTCGTCTACAAAATAAGTCATACACGTTACacacatacaaactttcaatGACTCCTGTTGTCAAGTTGTAGAGTTATGGTATACGGTTATTCTTACTGCACtagattttattacatatctaaagaaaatgaaaaagatataaaagtacCTACgtaatttactaaattaaacaCATACAAACTAACAAACGTTTTTTTCATGGATAGATCCAAAAACTACTCCTACACTACCtctcaaatccacttccccgtTACAATCTttccttattagaaaattGTAGGAAGTGAATGAGGACTAGAATTTAGCCTCCGGTCTACATTTGACTGGCGAAAAGCGGGAATCATTCCATTTCACACCGCTCTTCTGTGTATTCGTTGCATTGAATCGGTCAAACCGGCCGATTAGAGTAGATATTGTTTTGCAGGCTCTACCACTAACGTACAAACAACAACCAGTCAGTGACTTTTACTTAAgcgtaatattatttcataattatttattcttatcgTAAAGCCACATTTATCAtagtttttgtatgtatatgtatgtagaACCCAAACTTCAGATCGTAAAACATTATGGTCAGGCAAAATACAAACAAGTTTCAGATTTATCAACAATTACCGAGTTatcttttaatagaaaaataaaaaaagatgttaCTACAAGTCTTCTTTTTGCCTCGGCGGTGGTGAAGGTGGCGGTGTtggaattttataatatttatcataaatcTCGTCCCAAAAGAGAACGCGTTGCTGTATCAGTGGACCCCGCAACTTCAGCGATTTGTCTATACACATATGAGGACCGCCATTAGCTCCAGTTGGAGGCCACTGAGGTAGATCTGAATTCTCAGAAACAGGTTTTCTGAAAAACAAAGGGAGTAATTGAGAAACaacttaaaatatgtaatttttagataaataacgATCATAATATAGCATACCCTGTGGTGATGAAAGTAGCCCATATATTACGCATTACTTGTTTCATTTTCTTCGTGTCTTTAGAGACTTCATCTTCAGTTAAGTTTGGCCACAGTCCATCAATGACCCCATAAGTCTGCGCACAATGATTGGCGCCGTGGATCTCAGTGTAAGGTATGAGCGGCGCGCTTTCGTCCGCGTAGTCATATTGATACAGATAAATGTTGTTGTTTCCAGACTCCACTTGCAACCTCACGGATCGTAAAGTGGAATAAGCAAACATAACATCTGtgaaataatctatatatctaaatattgtttcttCGCTAATTGGTCTATTTCCAAAATAGAATCTCTTTACACTCTCTGCCACCTTTTCTTTTTCTGATTCGCTGTCAAAGTGAAGATCAGCTGGTAAGAAGTCGGAGAACTTCGCATTCATGCTATCTTTCCAATGATCAAACCATGGTACTCTAAACAGTCCCTCCATCTCAGCAAATCCATAAAGCAAAGGCAACTTATGTTGTTTGCCTgccttcaaaatatttacaggCGCGTCATCAAGAAACATTTCTTGTCCTACATCGCGTTCCACACAAGGCGTAAAAAAGAATGTGGAATCTTTTTCACCAAATACATCAACAGAATGCAAAACTTCTTTTGGAACTGTTTTGTAAAACTCTTCAAGAGAATAAACGTCATCTTCATTGCCAGTAAAGTTTATTAACTTAGCGTAAGCTTTAGCGGATTCTACCGGATTTCCTTGAACACTAAAAACTGCCATATTTGACCCACTCTCTGGTATAACTTTACTGAATAAACCTTTCGTCATTGGCGAAAGCATAAGCAGGTCTACCGCAGAAGATCCAGCACTATATCCTATTATTGACACATCGTCAGGATTACCACCGAAACTggcgatatttttcttaaccCAGCGAAGTAAGGCCACTTGATCTTTCATTCCAGCGTTACCAGGCACATCTGGTGTGCCTAAGCACAAGAAACCATGAGGTCCAACacgataattaaaattgacaatgATCATTTCCTTTTCTCTAATCAAGTTCTTTGCTACACCAAATTCACCGTGTCCAATT
This sequence is a window from Papilio machaon chromosome 3, ilPapMach1.1, whole genome shotgun sequence. Protein-coding genes within it:
- the LOC123723543 gene encoding para-nitrobenzyl esterase-like, whose translation is MRQLNIAQGPVRGYKEANDDVFVFYGIPYATAPTGPNKYKPPLPPPTWTVPFEAIDKNIICPQMKYHFMTKPNSTQSEDCLIVNIYVPDTKTNKLPVLVYVHGGAYQIGHGEFGVAKNLIREKEMIIVNFNYRVGPHGFLCLGTPDVPGNAGMKDQVALLRWVKKNIASFGGNPDDVSIIGYSAGSSAVDLLMLSPMTKGLFSKVIPESGSNMAVFSVQGNPVESAKAYAKLINFTGNEDDVYSLEEFYKTVPKEVLHSVDVFGEKDSTFFFTPCVERDVGQEMFLDDAPVNILKAGKQHKLPLLYGFAEMEGLFRVPWFDHWKDSMNAKFSDFLPADLHFDSESEKEKVAESVKRFYFGNRPISEETIFRYIDYFTDVMFAYSTLRSVRLQVESGNNNIYLYQYDYADESAPLIPYTEIHGANHCAQTYGVIDGLWPNLTEDEVSKDTKKMKQVMRNIWATFITTGKPVSENSDLPQWPPTGANGGPHMCIDKSLKLRGPLIQQRVLFWDEIYDKYYKIPTPPPSPPPRQKEDL